Proteins encoded together in one Oenanthe melanoleuca isolate GR-GAL-2019-014 chromosome 7, OMel1.0, whole genome shotgun sequence window:
- the C7H2orf66 gene encoding uncharacterized protein C2orf66 homolog: MRKVLLLGLYVVLAVRGLAKGAPFQPEDKWKPLDNPRNRDLFFRTLQAYFSGRGLDLRKFPATFTVNNEGPRPVMFYSDPVASAFADYEERKKSFQNYFKG, encoded by the exons ATGAGGaaagtgctgctcctggggctgtaCGTAGTATTGGCTGTGAGAGGATTGGCAAAGGGTGCTCCTTTCCAACCAGAAGACAAATGGAAGCCTCTTGATAACCCCAGAAACAGAGACCTG TTTTTCAGAACGCTCCAGGCTTACTTCTCTGGCAGGGGTCTCGATCTCAGGAAGTTTCCTGCTACTTTCACTGTGAACAATGAAGGACCAAGGCCTGTCATGTTCTACTCAGATCCTGTGGCTTCTGCATTTGCAGATtatgaggaaaggaaaaaatcttttcagaACTATTTCAAAGGTTGA